A single region of the Sciurus carolinensis chromosome 14, mSciCar1.2, whole genome shotgun sequence genome encodes:
- the Bbln gene encoding bublin coiled-coil protein, with translation MSGPNGDLGMPAEAGAEGEDDGFGEAEYAAINSMLDQINSCLDHLEEKNDHLHARLQELLESNRQTRLEFQQQLGETPGDASL, from the exons ATGTCCGGCCCCAACGGGGACCTGGGCATGCCGGCGGAGGCGGGCGCGGAAGGCGAGGATGACGGCTTCGGGGAAGCAG AGTATGCGGCCATCAACTCCATGTTGGACCAGATCAACTCCTGTCTAGATCACCTGGAGGAGAAGAATGACCACCTCCATGCGCGTCTCCAGGAGCTGCTGGAGTCCAACCGGCAGACGCGCCTTGAGTTCCAGCAGCAGCTCGGGGAGACCCCTGGTGATGCCAGCCTCTAG